taaaagttgcaaatgtgaacaaaggtgtcaaatctaacatataagagggttccatccagttctatcattttatactaaatctatttgagcttgtctccagttttacttggtatatcatcatcaaactgaaactggcctcatggagtttacagccagaactttagaggtaaatttacagtagggctccacgctgctttgttttctagtctggatggaggcaacaagtctggattatttggagcttttggagactccagagggttaaagcaatAACAAATTGATTCCAATGACTCCAGTGATCGCTAAAAAATTGTGAATATATTTAACCTTTTCAGACGtgttttaattattcttttacATGAATCTCCACACGTACTCCACACTTAATAAGGCGGGGCTGAACTTAGGCACAGTGGTGCTTTGAGccaaatgctaacatgctcacgaTAATCATGCTAACACGTGCTGGTACAATGTTTACCATGCTTATTTAGTGAGTCAGCATGTTAACATGTGCTAATTAGCACCAAACACAAAGTACGGCTGAGGATGATAGGagtgtcattatttttgcagcTATTTGGTCAAATGACTTTAATCTGATTATTGCTCTGGTTGAAAAGTAGGATGACCACTAGTGTGAAAAACGATTTTAAACTAATTTCTGAAGGTTAACCAAACAAGCCAAGCAGTTAAGCAGTCTTATCAACTGTTACCAAGTAGTGGTGGTGCCGGTTTTTCCTGTGGCGTTCTCGGCTGCCAAAAAAAGGAGCCGCTTGTCAACTCTAGCCAGGCACGAGGCTGTATGTTAAACACACCCTGTTTTTTCCATTCCTGAGGcctgcgtcttttttttgtttatttacttttattgttttcataaaaaacatatacaaattagaaatagTTGGTGGTGCTACACAGAACCGTAcaggtttttttaaagagtttttgaCATGAGACAACCAGGACATgggtataaaataaaatggcacagcaacagaatagcaCTAATTCAGTTCTTAGACATTAAATCGAGAAAAGGTTGCcaggtttttaaaaagatatCTTCTTTAGCAGGTATgatgtacctgattttctccaagtgtaatacatttcccagctctctcaaccacatttcaacTGTGACCTGCATCTTGATTAATCTAGTATCCTCATTGTCTCATGATTTGCTTTGTACTGAAACACGCTTAGCTTGTTTGGACTCTTTTACAGTTGATTTAGTTCCACAAAGCAAATTCAACAAAGTTCCCGGAACAAGTTGCCATATTAAGTGGGCTTCAACTACGTAGAATTAGCTTTTTAGTGAAATGCTTGATAAACTGTTGTCTTCATTGTCATGTAATAAACGTAGTTACCTGGCATGGGCACATATCCACTGGTCAATGATGGCCACGCCTCCATCTTTAAAGAGCTCCAGGTCCTCCTTGGACGGCTCATAGCGCACCATGTCTGGCAACAACCTTTTCAGCTCCTTCAATTCTACAAAACCACAcagattaaaaagacacaaaattaccaaaaaaagacataaaattatgaaaaaaggacacaattaccaaaaaaagacacaaaattatttaaaaaagacacataattacaaaaaaagacacagaattatgaaaaaagacataaaattaccaaaaaagacacaaaatgaccaaaaaagacacaaaatcaccaaaaaaagacagaactaccccaaaaaagacagaattaccaaaaaaccacacaaaattaccaaaaaaacacacagaattatgaaaaaaagacataaaattaccaaaaaaggacagaattaccaaagaataagacacaaaattaccaaaaaaagacactaaattaccacaaaaaaaagacacagaattaccaaaaaaaagacacagatttaccaaaataaagacacaaaattaccaaaaaaaagacataaaattactaaacaaacttcaggttttagggggttattttaaaataattttaaaataggttttacaggcatcttttccaggcgttttaggcctaaatgggttaaacaaggTAAGAAAAGCATTTACACTGACTGTGATTTATTTGATATATGACTACTTTCATAACACTATTTTATGCTAATTAAATGTGTCCTTGGGTCATTTAAATGTACAGTCATTGGTGAATTGCCTCTGAATGTCATTACCTTCCTCATCTGCATCTGTCGCAACAAACACAGTGTCGAGTTTATGCTTCTTCATCAAACTGCGTATTTTTTTCGCCGCCCCTTTAAGGCTGGGGACGTCCTCTCGGTGACCCCAGATAAAGTCCTTCCTGCGCAGGTGGACCCCCAGATAAGGACCACCTTTAGCTGAGCCCAGTTTGGCCTGAGGAGGAAATAAAGAAGACCGTTTCATCATTGCTTTATACAGCGGATCATCAAAGACCAAAATGAAAGGTTGTGTTCTGAATTAAAAATTGCAAAACCAGATAACACTGAAGGTGAGAACTCTACTGCAgctaaaatattacattttatagttTAACAGCGTTCACATTAACTCTATggtgtttttgaacattttgaaccaaaaagaaacaaagaaaaaccagtcggactgtattttatttgtgtcttgtgtgtttagagtaacaattttggtcattttgtgtcttttttagtaactttgtgtctttttttagtaattttgtgtctttttttgtcattttgtgtctttttttgtcattttgtctgtttttagtcattttgtgtattttcttttagtaattttgtgtcttttttagttattttgtgtctgtttttagtcattttatgtcttttttttgtcattttgtgtcttttttttgtcattttgtgtctgtttttagtaattttgtgtcttttttagtcattttgtgtcttttttttgtcattttgtgtcttttttttgtcattttgtgtctttttttgtcattttgtgtcttttttttgtcattttgtgtctgttttgggtcattttgtgtctttttttggtcattttgtgtctttttttagtcattttatgtcttttttagtcctttagtccaacataaaatgtgatttttaatcttttttttaactttcaaaacactatcatgctcaataaagaatgtaaatgtaatgtaaatgttgcaaatgtgaacaaaggtgtcaaatctaacatataagagggttccatccagttctatcattttatactaaatatatttgagcttgtctccagttttacttggtatatcatcatcaaactgaaactggcctcatggagtttacagccagaactttagaggtaaatttacagtagggctccacgctgctttgtttttatgtttggcTGTGATGAAGAGGTCTGGATTTTGCgattttggtgactccagagggttaaacacaagaaagtatttattttattcaatattttcttATCAATAGACATGACAGTAAACAAGCAGTAAAGGGTGTGGACCTGATTTGGTGACATGATAAgctcaaaatttaaaaaattctcAAACACATAAAAGCCTGAACTAAAATGACGCAAATGCACTCACGTAGTGAATACTGCATAATCTACTTCATCTGATTCTGACATGATTATGTGACTGTACAGGTGAAGTGAAGCTGACTCACTTTCATGCGCGTCCAGTCTTCACTGTAGACGGTGCGGTCCCTGTCGTCTGTGGAGTTCAGATATTTAGCTCTGAAGTCGTCTCCTATGAGTCTCAGGTGTTTGGCGAAAACCATACTGCGACGGGTCTACAGCAAACACAGACATTTACAGAGACGCCCACATCAGATTATGGaaaaatataagaaatcatatcgtcacactgttaaaataataagtcattttttgtcaatttttttttttgcctaaatcatctcctcatgacgccggccacctatgcagtggtggttctacacaggggcctacagggcccctgtccctgtgaagaagcccttggcctctactgtggcccctgtgtcaaattaataataaaataatcaatttataacgatgaacaacggaacaattctcACCTATATTTGGTTCAAACAATACCTCATTGTACAGAAAAGGAACCCAgcatgtgtacactgtaaaatagttcaattgtgcaataaaagcttgtgtattaagaaaaaaagataattctcactgtactgcactttcaaaataaaataaaaagtaattgtgcacaaaacatgtcattgtttcaatcaatgtatttgtatcttccaaatatacttaaattagatttttaataagctaaaataaaggttttgaatgcttaaatatcatctttgccattttttgccCCTCTGACTAAACACTGgtccctccttggcccccacagtaaaattggtctacaACCGCCACGGCACCTATGGCAAAatcacctccatcctcagttgatcagatcatgtgattttacccctttaagataatggcctatgtcaagtgtgtgacttaagcggatttattatgcctaagtcaaaataaaacgtgacttaggcaattttttgaacatgcctttgtgacttaagcaagatatggtaacactttattttgaaggtgtctacataagagtgacatgagcgtgtcataaacatgacatgacaagtatcatgagcattaatgttacttcaaagtgtcattaatgttcatgacacatcccatgtcatgtttatgacacgctcatgtcactcttatgtagacaccttcaaaataaagtgttaccatataatgcttaagtcacaaaggcatgttcaaaaaaatgcctaagtcatttatttctcttaagttacataatttacacacagtgttattactatgccaatagccatcctttgttacatcctttttgagtgaaattatcaataaatgtaatatgttaAACTTtgggtgaagttttttgtgtttcctgcaaaacttgagaAAATGAATTAGGCGATTggctgattctcatgaacatggtgcagctcatagcaaaaatccaagagcatcgaatacatattttctttgaccctttataatatatacaatctaaagtcactgtttaatatgaatgtataaatatgaagttttttgtgtttcctgcaaaacctgaaaaaatgagataggcgattattttaacaatgtgacgatatttctttaatattatactattatactaATACACATTGTACACTTCAatacaattaatttaaatgatctTTAAGTGTAACCTGGAGATTCTTCAAGTCAATTCACAGCTGGTCAgctaaatgtgcaaaaatgtcTAATGTGTCCACAGGTCTACAGGCATTCAACTGTTtcaataatacattaataataaattaatatttacttGAGTTTAAATGGAGCTCATAAACTAACTCCTTACACCCTaaaccatcctttgttacatcctttttaagtcaaaatgatcaataaatgtcatatgttacacttctggtgaagttttttgtgtttcctgcaaaacttgaataaaaatgagttaggcgattattttaacagggtgacgatatgcaATCTAATACCTAAAATcacaaaagaaatacaaaggtATATACTTCACTTACATCCCAGTAATCCTTCCCAGCATAGTGATCATGAAGGAGTGTCTCCGCTCTGTCAAGCATCACTGATCTATAAAATAGGGCAGTACAAACAAGTATATCTGTGTCAGTGTCAGTGAGATCCAGGAGAACAAACTGTAAGCAATACCACACTTAAAAAACAATTCAGTCAGATCATCTTTCAGCTATTTACAGAAAGGAGAATCAAAGACGCCACCTCCTTATAGAGGATTTATGCTTAAAGGAGGGCTCAGATTGTTTGAAGTGGGATTGTATCAGATGCTTTTCTATACAATAGTCATTGTATTACCAACAGTAGAGGCAGTTGGCACGCTCCCTGTTTGCAGAAGCTAGCAGGAGTAGCAACACGGAAGCTAAACAATGTTCTGCTGTAGACACGGCAGCAGCATGAGATCATTTTGCAACCTATAAAAACCCACCAAGATtccagaaaatgacaaaaagtattCATTTTACTTTATATAACACAAGAGTTGCTTGTCTGACACTGCCTTGAGCAGACCATCAACTCCAGTGTTTTGCATGGTAAAATGACTGGTTGTCAAAAATATACCAGATGTATGCACGAAATGTATGGAATCCAGAGGAATTATGTTTCACTGCATTTGGCAATGCATAAAGATttatgggtgtatgtgtacttgtgtgtttgtaagttaataacaagttatgtgtgttaataatggtaataatgagtttataaactacattactatgtgttatatatacatatatatataaatattactgttatataactgaatatagtaaattaacatagggagaagggattaAATAAGATTTAAcaccttttgaacacaaataagtgttgagtcttgttgttgtttcatttgtgttgttgtcttgaatttattgttgttcgtttgtttttaaatgttcatcttttattttgtgttcaaataaattctcaatcaatcaatcaatcaatttaaaTATTCTGGGAAGAGGTAAGAGCTAAAGTCGAGAAGattatttcaaaacaaattttaatggaccctaaactttttttgtttggctcATACCCAGAGAAACATAACTATAGTAGGAATGAGCGGACATTTATAGACCTCAGCTTGCTTTATGCTAagaaatgtgttgcattattgTGGAAAAAGATTTATAGACCAAGTATTACTCAATGGATAAGACAGATGTTAGCAGGCCTTCCTTTAGAGAGAATAACTTACTTATTAAAGGCTAAACAGCATGTATTTGAGGACATATGGGGCCTTTCATCAACTACATTAAAGACTTAGATTTAAAGGATGAGGAAGTGGATAATTAGTCTTTGTGCACAATGCAGATTCCCATCTTGTTAGATTCACATTGCTTTtctatatatgtgttttaatgcacACCAATTACAAACGATACTCAATTGTATATAGATTAACATTCTCTTTAACAGGAGGAGCGAACCTGTTCcaagtgttatgttttgtttgtttttatttttctgtctatgtaAATGCATAGAATCTTAAAATGTGGAAGTTGAATGAAgatacatgaatgtaaaagctgtatgTCAAAGTGTATGTCaaaaattgtggaaaaaaatgttctttactGGTTGTCTGGTTGCCTCAAAACTAGAACAGAGAACGGCTTTAGTTCCCCTTTAAAAAGGTCTGTCTGACGGGAAGTTAcagctgtgaaaatattctaaatatagtgacCAGTTGAAActgatacaggtgcatctcaatacattagaatatgatggaacagtcaaacagccccaaccaagtattgagtcatatagactttttttctgctgtcCCTGTCTACAGCAGAATATTGGTTCACTTCCACGTCGGTacttctgcctgcttctccaaactggggacaTGCTGACTGCCGTCTACTGAAGTTAATTTACTAGCTGTGGATAATACAGACCTACTTAGCACTTTAATTtaaccctttcagaccctttggGCTgcaaatgtccacttccaaaaaaaacgCGATATAGACTTTAcagatcaatatttttttcgaCTTTTTCCtggcataaacctcttaaacaacttccgccctgATCAAAACTACcgaatgtttaaacatttttgccattttaaccctttaaatgccagtttgattgcacaatgtcactgatgttttttatgaaaaaaacccTCCACAAAAATGAAGTTATTTtctatataataaattatttttggctggggcattgtttCTTTCACAGTCATggctatgtcaaagattaagaacaaaattgattttgatgcattttgtagtgtcagatttaaaatgaaaaacccctttctttgaaaaacagtgacatcatgtaatcaaactggcatttaaagggtcaaaatcctcaaaatgattgaatgtttggtcattttgagcaggacggaagttgtttaagaggtttctgcgggaaaaagtagaaaaaaacattaatctgtAAAATGTTTATAGGATTTTTTCaggggacattttcagcccaaagggtCTGAAATGGGAGTAAatgtgtacacagtgtattattataaacccattagaaaaaattgaaatttgaattacaaaatatatcaagaaaaaaaaccttcttccaAAAAGCATGCCATTTGCAGTATCGCAGCCAAAATGATtgccaaaataaaagtgaaaatggCTGAAAAAGTCCATAGTGGTCTTGGACACACTGTTCCAGCTAGAGACTGATGGGTTTATCATGCTTGTTCTCATAATGTAACTcagaataaataatgaataaggtTTAGTAATATTCATCAAGCTCAATATAACCGAATACaagcacaaaatgaaaaagaagaaaagccaTTATATAGTATATTTGTATAGTTTGTGTAGATAACCACAaatcatcacactgttaaaataattgcctaagtcattttttgtcaaaattgttttttttgcctaaatcatctcctcctatggtaaaatcgccaacatcctcagttgatcagatcatgtgattttacccctttaagataatggcctatgtcaagtgtgtgatttaagcggatttattatgcctacgtcaaaataaaatgtgacttaggcaatttttttacatGCCTTTGTAACTTAAGCAAGGTatggtgacactttattttgaaggtgtctacataagagtgtcataaacatgacaagggatgtgtcatgaacattaatgacactttgaagtaacattaatgctcatgatacttgtatatatatgtcatgtttctgacaggcttgtgtcactcttatgtagacaccttcaaaataaagtgttaccatatcttgcttaagtcacaaaggcatgttcaaaaaattgcctaagtcatttatttctcttaggttacataatttacacacagtgttattactatgccaatagccatcctttgttacatcctttttgagtgaaatgatcaataaatgtcatgttacacttttggtgaagttttttgtgtttcctgcaaaacttgaaaaagttAGTTAGGCaattgggtgattctcatgaacatggtgcagctcatagcaaaaatccaagagcatcaaatacatattttctttgaccctttataatatatacaatctaaagtcactgtttaatatgaatgtataaatatgaatgtttttgtgtttcctgcaaaacttgaaaaaatgagttaggcgattattttaacaatgtgacgatatttctttaatataatactaaaaaaaactttttaacagggtgacgaaaatgttaacacactgcatatgtatttatgtaatgaGTGCATTTTCTATCAGCATGTTGCTCTGCAGACTCACGTCACTGTGATGTTCTCCTGAAGAACCGGGGCCATGATGGAGGCGTGGCCCTGGGCTGATATACATGTTACATTTCGAGCTCTTGTCTCCTCGTAGCCCCAGAACCAGCCCCTTGAAACATGCAAAACAGATAAATGAGACAGGTGGTGAtggatggagaggagagaggtgtGCTAGCAGGAAGGTAGAGATGGATATCATTAATACAGCACAGTATGAATGTGATCCATCACTGTCTCAATGGCTCCCGCAGAGTTATTCCACTATAATTACAATTCATTTTCTTTGGCACTGAAGCATTATAAATCTTGTTCATGTGGGAACAATAAACAACAGCTACTTACAGAGGAGGGCGAGACAGAAAAGGGATTCAGAAAACATCaatgtcaagacaacaaggaTAGTTTAGAAAAGATTGTAGctggaggcaaatattgcacctgTAAAAACCAAGATAAATACCTTTTCTGTTGCTATCAAAACAGTTTATACACACAGCAACCGCATGAGCTCTACGCCCTTTATTATCACTGTACTATAGGAATGTTGGCATTGCATTACATTGTTACCACAGATTACTTGTGCATTAGTAGAGATTATAAGAGACAGCCCATGTCTTTTTGACATAgcctaaaaactgttttttacaaaacatattGTGGGGTGATTGCTtgggggtgatttagaaattgtttcagctatttattttaatgaattagaATCTtcattttgtcagttttatctctagaattggttgacaaagtaatgcactgtatgtataatgtatattaatgttaaatacaAAGTTATTTGTCAAATCAGTGCAAAATTGGGCCACAGCACATAGgaaagatttattttcattccagctgaaAAATTCACTACATCGGCCGTCATATAGGGGAGCAGTGAATTTTTgcagatatatattttgtttgtcaataataaatcgcattgtcataatcatttcatggaaagaggtaaaaaaaattataaataatccAACTTTATTGGCGACCGTGTATTTTGTCCAGATGCACCAATatgtaaactttttttacagaacacatGCAGAACGAATTGATTAAGAAATGGtttcagctatttattttaatgaattagaATCTtcattttgtcagttttatcTGTAGAATTGGTTTACAAAGTAATGcactgtatgtataatgtatattaatgttaaatacaaagttatttgtttaagaaagcagccttctgaggaCCTTTGCCAGGTCAAATCGGTGCGAAATTGGGCCACAGTCCACAGAGgaaagatttattttcattccagctgaaAAATTCACTACATCGGCCCTCAGATCAGGAAGCAGTGAATTTTTCCCCTCTATAATGCGAATCAGTCTCACTCTCAAAAATCCCACATCACTGGGGCTTtattaaaaagcttttaaaaaaaactcaatttatTTAGAAACCATACGTTGTGGGTCTTGTGTTGCTTTACCTGTAGAAGCCATGTTTGTCTTTAGAGTACATTAACTTGTCGATGCACGGCCGCTCATCTACTTTTTCCTCCCATTTCCCGTCGGTCCATCCCTCAGCGTAGTTCTGCAGAACTAGAACCTGGTCTATGAAGGGGCCTCCATTCTCTAGatccaaaagaagacacagaactTAGCACTCTGTTTTACCAGCTGATGAGAAAGTGACTGAATTgtgacaaaagcaccacattatTTCCACATCtggatgaagtggctcctaccaaaaattgatacctttggtgatagagagcatttggaaaaaatttggtgcttttgtctggcGTGTCCCCATTATTTAGTATTGATTCAAGAATGATAGTTTGCCGATATTGGCTTGGATTACAGAAATATCACATCTATTGTTATcgacatacacacaaataaagttggaatcattttgttttcagaaacaatcctctgttaattgttgaTTATTTACCGTTATTTGTtgaagaaagcagccttctgaggaAAATCAGTACAAAATTGGGCCACAGTCCACATAGgaatgatttattttcattccagcccAAAACTTCACTACATTAGCCGTCATATAGGGGGGCAGTGAATTTTTCCGCTCTATAATGCGAATTAGTCTCACTCTCAAAAATCCCACATCACTggggcaaggttataatagttttggatttttcattagtttaagttttaatttcgttgtgattttttttttttcaaattcagttagtcttaATGAGTTTTTCGAGTAAGTTTgctaattttaattagtttttatttttgggaaaatgcttagttttagtttagtttttattagttttagttttagtttttttgtaatggggtatttgttgggtgtgagattccaaaaagtcacaataactgtttcctttatttcctttgtctgatccatctcagccccaataagtttattaagtcacaAATCctgatagattaaatagatttcatatcaaccaaaaaggtttatgtatgaaaaaaattgacaaagacgaaaacgaaggacattttcactataatgttagttagttttataaccacaaaatacagtttcagttagtcatcgtttttttaaaaactctcatttttattttcatttcagttaatgaaaatgttttttcaattctagcttTCGTTATtccattagttttcgttaactataatcaCCTTGCACTGGGGCTTTAAtacaaagctttaaaaaaaaccctcaatttATTTAGAAACCATACAGAGTCAATGTGGTTTCAAATGCAACCCTAGTTTGGGACGACAACATTTAAATCTCACCTGCAATGAATTCCTCATACTCAATGACCGGCACATTGGCCTGCAGGCTGGTGAGGCTGAAGAACTCTCCCCAGGGGACGCGAATCTGGTGGATGTTGGAGCTCTGCCAGTGGTAGAGGCGACCCCACGGGGGCAGCACCAACACCCAGTCATCGCCCTCCTTCCTCAGAGTCTTCACCAGGGACGCCATGCGGATGTAGACGTCTCTCCGCAGGTTGAAACCCTCTGGAGGGTTCACGTCATACAAAAGATACCtgagatgacaaaaaaaggggaCATGAGATCTTGGCTCTTTGGTCAGTGATCAGAGATAACGGTCTTTACAATACATTAAACCTACTACATACAGTAACAAAGCAACCCGGATCCAATTTAAAGTGTCATGCATTATGTGTGTAACAGGAGCAGGGTTATATATAGCTTGTTGCAGCTGCTTCCTTTCAGATTATAATTATTCTTCACCTCTGGTAGTGATtactttgatacttttgacTTGATGAATTGTATATCTCGAGGTTTAAGTACTGCATGTGGTTTAAATTATATAGCCTTTAGCTTTGCATTCTGTTAACATACTGTGCCAACATTTACTAGATGGCATGTTGTTAGCACTGGATGATGGCAACTGTCCAAAAGGAAACAGTCATATAGATAGAGTAGCTTCACTTAACTGTGACAAAATAGAGTCAACATCAAAGGGGTAAAAGAGTGAAGTCAAgcagaagaataataataatagtcgcatcatcaaacacacacagatatacagagacacacacacagacacagacatacacacacacacac
This sequence is a window from Centropristis striata isolate RG_2023a ecotype Rhode Island chromosome 10, C.striata_1.0, whole genome shotgun sequence. Protein-coding genes within it:
- the pofut2 gene encoding GDP-fucose protein O-fucosyltransferase 2, encoding MAHGAVHTPVVFISSISSFTALCLSVLVAFAVFNTVNGDNVFSASHTTTGPMAAARDLRYLLYDVNPPEGFNLRRDVYIRMASLVKTLRKEGDDWVLVLPPWGRLYHWQSSNIHQIRVPWGEFFSLTSLQANVPVIEYEEFIAENGGPFIDQVLVLQNYAEGWTDGKWEEKVDERPCIDKLMYSKDKHGFYRGWFWGYEETRARNVTCISAQGHASIMAPVLQENITVTSVMLDRAETLLHDHYAGKDYWDTRRSMVFAKHLRLIGDDFRAKYLNSTDDRDRTVYSEDWTRMKAKLGSAKGGPYLGVHLRRKDFIWGHREDVPSLKGAAKKIRSLMKKHKLDTVFVATDADEEELKELKRLLPDMVRYEPSKEDLELFKDGGVAIIDQWICAHARFFIGTSVSTFSFRIHEEREILGFDPKTTYNRFCGDTEKECEQPTHWKIVY